The proteins below come from a single Mytilus edulis chromosome 5, xbMytEdul2.2, whole genome shotgun sequence genomic window:
- the LOC139525030 gene encoding solute carrier family 23 member 1-like produces the protein MSEVQVASRRVFQMLAIQLVICAVIGKLGAVFVTIPYPVLGGSSILSFGLFIGIMLSYLQFVDINLTRNMAVVGVSMLTGLMVPNWVKENSTAIKTGNDEFDKFLMMTLTNPSFFGGFVAFILDNTLKGTKRERGLAAWALGESQSVDTQSQIEEDLDVYEIPIFTKYFDKIPCMKYLPIFPKYTPENYKCRKQLTPDKEKQ, from the exons atgtcGGAAGTACAGGTTGCCAGTAGGAGGGTTTTCCAGATGTTAGCTATACAGCTAGTGATTTGTGCTGTCATTGGTAAACTGGGTGCGGTTTTTGTGACCATACCATATCCCGTCTTAGGTGGATCAAGTATCTTAAGTTTTGGACTTTTTATTGGAATTATGTTGTCGTACCTACAGTTTGTAGATATAAACTTAACCAGAAACATGGCTGTCGTTGGTGTATCAATGTTGACCGGTCTCATGGTGCCAAATTGGGTGAAAGAGAATTCAACTGCTATAAAGACAG GCAATGATGAATTCGACAAATTTCTAATGATGACTCTTACGAACCCCTCATTCTTTGGGGGTTTCGTAGCTTTCATTCTTGACAACACTCTGAAAG gAACTAAACGAGAGCGCGGGTTAGCTGCTTGGGCACTAGGAGAAAGTCAATCAGTTGATACACAGTCTCAGATAGAGGAAGATTTAGATGTCTACGAAATCCCAATATTTACGAAATATTTCGATAAAATACCTTGTATGAAATATCTTCCGATATTTCCGAAATACACACCAGAAAATTATAAATGCAGAAAGCAATTAACGCCAGATAAAGAAAAGCAATAA